In Sulfolobales archaeon, the DNA window TTGAGCTTGCTGTGAGGAGGGGGTTTTTCTGGCCATCTTATGAGATCTACGGTGGTGTCTCAGGGCTATACGATCTAGGGCCTCTGGGTTTTCTGCTTAAGAGGAATATTGTTGAGGAGTGGAGAAGGGTCTTTGTTCAGAGGCACCAGGAATATGTCGTCGAGATCGAAACACCTATTATAGCTCCTTCAAGGGTTTTCGAGGCATCTGGGCATGTTGAGAGCTTCACAGATCCTATTGTTGAGTGCACCAAGTGTGGGAGGAAATATAGGGCTGATCATCTAATCGAATCCTCTGTATCTATTAAGACAGAGGGTATGAAGCCAGAGGTTCTCACGAGGATAATTAGGGAGAAGGATATTAGATGCCCATACTGCGGAGGCCCCTTAGGAGAGGTTAGGCTATTTAATCTACTCTTCAAAACCACAATAGGCCCCTACGCAGATTCCATAGGCTATCTAAGGCCTGAAGCTGCCCAGGGGATGTTCACAGCGTTTAAGAGGGTCTATGAGGCTATGAGGGAGAAGCTACCCCTAGGGATTGCCCAGATAGGTAGGGTTGCTAGGAATGAGATCTCCCCTAGACAGGGTATGATAAGGCTTAGAGAGTTCACCATAATGGAGATAGAATTCTTCTTCGACCCTAGGAACCCCTCATGCCCCCTCCTAGATAGGGTTAGGGATAGGAGGCTCAGGATCCTAACGGCGAGCGATAGAAAGGCTGGGAGGGAGAAGCCTTCGGAATATAGGGTTGAGGAGCTTGTTAGGGAGAAGATAGTTGGTAACGAGTGGCACGCATATTGGATGGCAGTTGCATCTGAGTATATAGAATCCCTTGGAATCCCTCCCTCAGATACATATTTCGAGGAGAAGCTACCCCATGAGAGGGCTCACTACGCATCCCAAGTTTTCGACCAGCTTGTTAGGGTCTCTAGATGGGGGTGGATAGAGGTTTCAGGGCATGCTAATAGAACTGACTTCGATTTAAGTAGACA includes these proteins:
- the glyS gene encoding glycine--tRNA ligase — translated: MAEDKYEKIVELAVRRGFFWPSYEIYGGVSGLYDLGPLGFLLKRNIVEEWRRVFVQRHQEYVVEIETPIIAPSRVFEASGHVESFTDPIVECTKCGRKYRADHLIESSVSIKTEGMKPEVLTRIIREKDIRCPYCGGPLGEVRLFNLLFKTTIGPYADSIGYLRPEAAQGMFTAFKRVYEAMREKLPLGIAQIGRVARNEISPRQGMIRLREFTIMEIEFFFDPRNPSCPLLDRVRDRRLRILTASDRKAGREKPSEYRVEELVREKIVGNEWHAYWMAVASEYIESLGIPPSDTYFEEKLPHERAHYASQVFDQLVRVSRWGWIEVSGHANRTDFDLSRHALFSGADLTVYKRYDKPVQVRRKKVRVDKQAVLRIYGERAPEIFRALSKIDLDSLDLSGSEIDIGGVRVSREIFRVEEVEELIHGEKFYPHVVEPSFGAERLVYVVLDRAYSEEDGRVVLKIPPRLAPITAGIYPLIEDENMIRIARKIYQDLVRAGFYVLYDESGSIGRRYARADEIGVPLGITVDGRTLEDGTVTIRFRDTREQIRIKIDDIARWIREYLEQKT